The Solanum lycopersicum chromosome 8, SLM_r2.1 DNA segment atgtcatatggtattaattaaaaaaataggttGAAGTTATCAAAAtgcttttttattctttttatcttaAAGTTATTATGTGAAAAGTTAATATTTgacaaagtaaaaaaataaaataaaataaattaattaaaacatagaGAATAAATGTGTGGCTCAATTCTTAGAACTTGTCAAATAACTTTGAAtgtttggaaataaataaaaattgtatgcTTTCTAATCAAATTGAAGCTGAATGCTATCCACacttaattgaattaattaacaCTCCAACCTATACTGGAATTAGCAAGTCCATATGCAAATTTCATCATCCGTTATAATTTTGGTGGACACAATTATTTAGTATAAGTTACTgatgataaaagataataaatatctTATAAACTTAAGTCGAAACGCATGAGAATTAACTCGAGCATGAAAAAAAAGTCATCCTACAAAATTAATACTTATACGTAGTTGTTGGGGGGTGGCACTAATTATATGAAATTGATTGATTGGACTAACAAGGAACAATTATGTACTTCATTAGTTTCGATCttatcaataaatttatttgataataaCTGGTAACTACCTAACATCGTATAATATATAGTACATATCGAAAAAGTCCTACTTTGTATATCGGATGAGAGCACAATACGTTGAAATAATTTCAATTTCGTTTGTTTAGTAATAACAGTATTACCTTTGAATATGTGGTATCTGAAGTTAGTCTTGATAAAGACTAATATATGAAGTTTCATACGATTGAAGTCTATTTTAGTTGGACTCTTTACAAATTAATGTTTACGAATGTGTATTAAATCCTTTAAAAGCAGCTTTCTCTTTTAGGAGATCAAAACGGATACGATAATATTTTTAGAGAGTTTGGCCAACACATAAACTCAAGTTTAAGCATTTATGTATACCATACATATGAAACTTCAGATACCACGAACCCTTGGGACCTCATTTTAGGATGTGATGAGTTGATATCGAGTTGTCAAATATAATGTCGGTAGTTCCAAGATGAATAGTATTGTCCAAATAGAAACCCGTTGTGAAATTTTTACAAATTCTTGGGCCCAAAACTTTACTGGGTTGGGTATAAGGCCTGCAGTCAGAGATTAATGAGCTGGTATATAGTGCTAAGGATAGTATTGCAACAATCACTCTATCTGGCCCAAAATAAGTTTAGCTTTAATGATGattgttataaaaataaacattaactTTACCAATGTACATGTTGTGCAACAGTTtattgtgttaacagagcaagtaattttgaaataaaattgaaatatgatgGAATTAGGACGTatttactattaaaaattaaCTGACGTATATATACCCGATAATCACTATATAGTAGCCTCAGAATAAGTTTGACAGTTTCAATCCTAAACCTTTTGTATTGATCTATACAGATTAAATTGGGAACTTAATTCGCAAGATGATtgttaaaaaatcatatattgatCCTGATGATTACTCTATAAGTATATCAATTTATTAAATCGGAACATGAGATAAGTATATATCATCTACTCTATTAATTATTCAAGATATATAGTTCTTCACTAATCATTTCTCCTTATCACCCAAACTTTGACAGATTGTATAACTTAAGGTAGTGATTTCTCTgcttatatatgaataatatactAATTTTAACCATTCGTGTGAGGAAGAACTCCTGCATTTTCAAGAAACTAAATATTATAAGTATTTTGGAAAAATACACATATATCTTCTCAATCTATGTCTGAAAttctagagacacacttatattataataagattttattattttcctgaacttattttataagtaattttccaTCTCTTTCGACCTACGTGACGCTAGCCTTAAAAGAATAACCAACGTTGAACCCATAAAATAGTGTCACATAAGTTGAAAAAGacctaaaaaattaataataaaataaattcagaggattataaaatcttaatatagtataaatatatctCTGAAATTTTGGACATAGATTGAAGGAATACTTATTCCTTTTATCACTTAAGTATTTCTTCCCTATGTATTGTCGAATTGAATTTATAGTTCTACCTTCAACTGGTCTCTATTCATATTAATTCTGGTTAGTGTTAAGCGCGCTTAACTATGTCAAAAGTTAATAGTTTTTCTTAACTTAATCCAACCAAACATGTCACAACAGTTTCTCTCAAGTTTGGTTTCATAAATGAAATGTTCGATCATAACTCTAATACATCGATACGATATGGTAAATTCAAAAGAAACAAGACATGAAGATCAAGAGCACTAATAATAGTTAATACATGTACACCAAAAACTTCGAACTGTAGACATacttaataattatttcttcacTTTTGACTCTCTTCTACAGATTTCCcccttcatttttttcaattagaACATTgattttagttaatttaagTTTAATACATACTCCCTCTTTTATTAGGTTCTTTTTACACATTTTACAAGTacattaaattaagttaattagctCTCAACTAGCTTCCCATCCAAAGCCGAAGGTGAACTTAACATAGttaatagaaattttatttttttttatctgttTTCTGCAGGCTAGTAAGCTGCAACCATTGATGCTCCAGCTGCTACTGTTTCTCTTTCTTCGTCTTCGTCTTCGTCTTGGTCTCCTTCGGCTTCCCACATGAAGTGTGCATATGATCCCAACACAGTGCTGTTATCAACAACAAACagtttcatttcaaattctatATTCTTAGATCCATATTTGATCTATGAAAAAGCTATTTACCAGTCATTAGGAGAAGCGTGAACAGCTTGATCAAAGTAAGATTTGGCTCTGTTTTCGTCTCGCTGCGTCTCCCAAACTAATTTGCCATACAGAGAAAGCACTTCTCCGTCACCAGGACTTGCAAGTATAGCTCTTCCGTAGCATTCTTCAGCCTTCACAAAGTCTCTCTCCACcttcaattatgttaaattaacaaatcaatacaaaatcttcTTAGATTACTActttaatttcaataaatatagaaaaactaCTTACCTCATGCAAATACTTGCCGTAGTTTCTAAGAAGAAGAGGATTCATAGGATCTGAATTCAGCATTTCCTTATAATAGGCTCCAATTTTCCTTGGATCTGACTTTCCGCCGGTTAAACTATCTGCATCGATCTCATCTCTACCGTCACCATTGCCGCCaaactttttgtttttggtgGAACCGATTCCACCGCCGGAAAATCCAAGCTCATCGACTGGAATACTGTTCCTATGCCAGTCTCCAGCGTAACTCCGTCGATCTTCCGTCAAACTCAGTGATCCAATACTTCGCAAAACCTCCAACTCATTCTGTTCAGAACCGCAATCCTCCTCCGGTATTATTGACGATAATGACCTCGATCCAATCTTACTCAACTTTCTAGTTACACTCGAACCTTCAAATCCCGACCGGATCACGTCGGAGTCAGATGAAACCCGGCGAATACCGCGACGATTGACTTCCGAATACAGAGAGATCATAGGAGAAGAACAtcctttcttcttctctccATTAAACACTTTACCGATGGATTCACGAGTGGAAACAGAGACTGCTCTCTGAGAACCGGGAACAACCGCCGGAATTGAGCCGGAACCGGTTCGGAAAAGGACCGTTTTCATACTGAAACaactatttattatatttattatttgagtgagaaaactttgaaaaagtAGAAGGGTGTGACAGTGATTATATATGTTTACAAGCACCGTTAAATTCGCAGACGGCGTTGACAAGAAGAAACGTTGAGTGATTGACACGTGTGGCGTTAGCACGTGAGAGGGTACAGCAAGAACGGTGGAGCCGGCGACGGAGTGAGCTTTTTGGAGGGTAAATTGGAAGCTTCTACACGTGTCATGTAAAAAGCGTGATGCAGTGACTTGCTAGTTGCCACGTAGACAAAAAATACTGTTCAATTATTGTACggaactttatattttttttttgtatgccCCTTGATTTAATTGCCCATGGCAAATTGGGCTGTTTGTTTCTTTACTTCTATGGATTTATGCTTTACTTGTGTGGTTTGATCAAACAAGACGATTTTCGTACAGTAACAAGATTGTTGCAAATTCAATTTATTAGAAAGTCGAAAATCGagaattatgataaaatattaattaaataatttaaattaatttaatatgttataatacataaataatttttgctTTTGTGAAAGATACATTTTAGTTAGAGTGAGTTTAGGCTATTTCTTAATCACGCAGTGTCTTTTTCACTGTATTTGGATAGTAATAGGATGGGTACATCATGGAAAATAATGTCAATTGCGCCAAcgagaaaaattacataaatgatCCCTTATATTTATAGATGGATTCAAAACTATCCCTCAAGT contains these protein-coding regions:
- the LOC101247449 gene encoding uncharacterized protein, translating into MKTVLFRTGSGSIPAVVPGSQRAVSVSTRESIGKVFNGEKKKGCSSPMISLYSEVNRRGIRRVSSDSDVIRSGFEGSSVTRKLSKIGSRSLSSIIPEEDCGSEQNELEVLRSIGSLSLTEDRRSYAGDWHRNSIPVDELGFSGGGIGSTKNKKFGGNGDGRDEIDADSLTGGKSDPRKIGAYYKEMLNSDPMNPLLLRNYGKYLHEVERDFVKAEECYGRAILASPGDGEVLSLYGKLVWETQRDENRAKSYFDQAVHASPNDCTVLGSYAHFMWEAEGDQDEDEDEERETVAAGASMVAAY